In Rhodospirillales bacterium, a single window of DNA contains:
- a CDS encoding penicillin acylase family protein: MKVQSAGSAARAARWVGLAVAGSFMAGCTVLAPMPKSTSLADRLAVFPTRSLPLEHQVNIYWDEHQIPFVEASSDDDAAFALGLVHAHLRLGQMGLVRMLAHGRLSEMVGPIAVDVDRGLRTLSFSRAAAEIERNMDDRSRRWAQRFVDGINHYLATTEELPHEFRVLGLSREPWTITDVLTIGRLAGTDVNWLVWASLLPLRTRPDWPELWARLVTHGSASLPSFDGDPKTAGLHEVLGGLGRSGSNSLALGPGRTATGGSIIANDPHLGIFVPNVWLIAGVKSPSYHAVGLMGPGLPIFAIGRNPNIAWGGTNMRAASSDLYDVSGLPPSEITERRERIAVRWWLDEEVTVRETSYGPILSDVPFLSEYGLPPVALRWTGHRVSDEIGSMLKVSRARGFAEFRAAFEGFSVPGQNMLYADDSGNIGQVMAVQLPLRTAAPDDVILDKGRAGGDWDAMQSVGDLPFSFNPNSGYLASANNRPSTAGMPVGFFFSSDDRVQRMAQVIEAETPVDLDAVMALQRDVQMASAVVLRDLFVAQLDAAGLSQAATGDAAEVIGRLRDWDGHYRADSVGAVSFEQFRDGFVKAFYPLAFGEGEGQALAAVGRMAALLPADMAAASPDVVHAALAAALENAASGLPTFVRWADMHRLELAHPLASAPVIGERYRFAEYGVGGSSDTLMKTAHDATSERHRVRYGANARHVSDLTDPDANYFVLLGGQDGWLNSSTMLDQWPLWRDGGYVQVPLSIDTVRERFPHKLVLQN; this comes from the coding sequence TTGAAGGTTCAATCCGCCGGATCTGCCGCTCGCGCCGCCCGTTGGGTCGGTCTCGCCGTGGCCGGAAGCTTTATGGCGGGCTGCACGGTGCTGGCACCCATGCCGAAGTCGACGAGCTTGGCGGATCGACTGGCGGTGTTCCCGACGCGCTCCCTCCCCCTGGAGCACCAGGTCAACATCTATTGGGATGAACACCAGATTCCATTTGTCGAGGCGAGCAGCGATGATGACGCCGCTTTCGCCCTCGGCCTCGTTCATGCGCATCTTCGACTCGGCCAGATGGGGCTGGTTCGGATGCTGGCCCACGGCCGACTGTCCGAAATGGTCGGCCCCATCGCGGTCGACGTCGACCGCGGGCTCAGGACGCTCTCGTTCTCCCGGGCCGCAGCAGAAATCGAACGCAACATGGACGATCGATCCCGGCGCTGGGCCCAGCGGTTCGTCGACGGCATCAATCATTACCTCGCCACCACCGAGGAACTGCCACACGAATTCCGGGTGCTGGGGCTTTCGAGGGAGCCCTGGACCATCACCGATGTGCTCACGATCGGTCGGCTGGCCGGAACGGACGTCAATTGGCTGGTGTGGGCGAGCCTGCTGCCGCTGCGCACACGTCCGGATTGGCCGGAACTGTGGGCACGTCTGGTGACTCACGGCAGCGCATCGCTCCCCAGCTTCGACGGGGACCCGAAGACGGCTGGCCTGCACGAAGTGCTGGGCGGCCTGGGACGGTCAGGCAGCAACAGCCTGGCGCTGGGGCCCGGTCGGACAGCCACGGGAGGGAGCATCATCGCGAACGATCCGCACCTCGGCATCTTCGTGCCCAACGTGTGGCTGATAGCCGGCGTGAAATCGCCGTCGTATCACGCGGTTGGGCTGATGGGCCCCGGGCTCCCGATCTTTGCCATTGGACGCAATCCGAACATCGCTTGGGGCGGCACCAATATGCGCGCCGCCTCAAGCGACCTCTACGACGTCAGCGGATTACCGCCATCGGAGATCACCGAGCGTCGCGAGCGGATCGCCGTGCGCTGGTGGCTGGACGAGGAGGTCACCGTTCGGGAAACATCCTATGGCCCGATCCTGTCGGACGTTCCCTTCCTTTCGGAGTACGGACTTCCGCCCGTCGCGCTCCGCTGGACGGGTCACCGCGTGAGTGACGAAATCGGCTCCATGCTCAAGGTGAGCCGGGCCCGCGGATTCGCCGAGTTCCGGGCAGCGTTCGAGGGCTTCTCGGTACCTGGCCAGAACATGCTGTACGCGGATGACAGCGGCAACATCGGCCAGGTCATGGCGGTGCAGCTGCCGCTTCGAACGGCTGCTCCCGACGACGTCATCCTCGACAAAGGAAGGGCCGGCGGCGACTGGGACGCCATGCAGTCCGTCGGGGACCTGCCGTTCAGCTTCAACCCGAATTCCGGGTACCTGGCGTCAGCCAACAATCGTCCGTCGACGGCCGGTATGCCGGTCGGTTTCTTCTTTTCTTCAGATGATCGCGTGCAGCGCATGGCCCAGGTGATCGAAGCCGAGACGCCGGTCGATCTGGATGCCGTGATGGCGCTGCAACGGGATGTGCAGATGGCGTCGGCGGTCGTGCTCCGGGACCTGTTCGTGGCCCAGCTGGACGCAGCCGGTCTGTCTCAGGCCGCGACCGGGGATGCGGCCGAGGTGATCGGGCGGTTGCGCGACTGGGACGGGCATTACCGGGCAGACTCGGTTGGCGCCGTCAGCTTCGAGCAGTTCCGGGACGGCTTCGTCAAGGCGTTCTATCCGCTGGCGTTCGGCGAGGGAGAGGGTCAGGCCCTCGCCGCCGTCGGCAGGATGGCTGCGTTACTCCCCGCCGATATGGCGGCGGCCAGCCCGGATGTCGTGCATGCTGCGCTTGCAGCCGCGCTGGAGAACGCCGCTTCGGGCCTTCCGACCTTCGTGCGCTGGGCCGACATGCACCGTTTGGAGCTGGCGCATCCACTGGCCTCTGCTCCCGTAATCGGCGAGCGCTACCGGTTTGCCGAGTACGGGGTGGGCGGAAGTTCAGACACGCTCATGAAAACCGCCCACGACGCCACGTCCGAGCGCCACAGGGTGCGCTATGGCGCCAACGCAAGGCATGTCTCCGACCTGACCGATCCCGACGCAAACTACTTTGTGCTGCTCGGGGGCCAGGACGGATGGTTGAACAGTTCGACCATGCTGGACCAGTGGCCCCTTTGGAGAGACGGCGGCTACGTCCAAGTGCCGTTGTCGATCGACACGGTTCGCGAACGCTTTCCGCACAAGCTGGTGCTCCAAAACTGA
- a CDS encoding quinone-dependent dihydroorotate dehydrogenase, whose product MTYIESLAAPFLRALGPEAAHHLALRALEAGMVSVAGVEPDAVLANEVAGISFPSPLGLAAGFDKDARAVPALGRIGFGHVEVGTVTPKPQPGNPRPRIFRLRAQEAMINRLGFPSEGLEAITTRLARRPERLIVGANVGCNRVTPDPIADIVEGINRLGGLIDYVCVNVSSPNTPGLRDLQTGSALDQLLRRTRQARDDVEGKTGRPLPLFLKIAPDLTAPQVQDLADRLVHQPVDALAVSNTTVARPTTLTGRHRAEAGGLSGPPLFESSTRLLATLHQSLPRSISLVGVGGIASAADAWRKIEAGASLVQLYTAFVYQGTELINRIHRGLAEFVRESGSRSLAAAVGTRSEEISETQANA is encoded by the coding sequence GTGACGTACATCGAATCGCTGGCTGCACCGTTCCTGCGAGCGCTCGGACCCGAAGCCGCGCACCACCTGGCGCTTCGGGCACTGGAAGCCGGGATGGTCAGTGTTGCCGGCGTGGAGCCGGACGCCGTTCTGGCCAACGAGGTTGCCGGAATTTCCTTCCCTTCACCGCTCGGACTGGCCGCCGGCTTCGACAAGGACGCGCGTGCAGTTCCGGCGCTGGGACGGATCGGGTTCGGACACGTCGAAGTCGGTACCGTCACGCCGAAACCTCAACCCGGCAATCCGCGCCCAAGGATATTTCGGTTGCGGGCGCAGGAAGCGATGATTAACCGGCTCGGATTCCCTAGCGAGGGACTGGAAGCGATCACCACGCGCCTTGCCAGGCGCCCAGAACGGCTGATTGTTGGCGCCAACGTCGGCTGCAACCGGGTAACGCCAGATCCGATCGCTGACATTGTCGAAGGCATCAATCGATTGGGAGGATTGATCGACTACGTCTGCGTCAACGTGTCATCGCCCAACACTCCCGGGCTGCGCGACCTCCAGACCGGATCAGCCCTGGACCAGCTGCTCCGGCGAACCCGCCAGGCCAGAGATGATGTTGAGGGGAAGACCGGCCGACCGCTCCCGTTGTTCCTGAAGATCGCGCCGGATCTGACCGCACCACAGGTACAAGATCTGGCTGACCGGCTTGTCCACCAACCGGTGGATGCCCTGGCGGTGTCCAACACCACCGTCGCGCGACCCACGACGCTGACGGGTCGGCACCGAGCAGAGGCTGGTGGCCTAAGCGGGCCACCCCTGTTCGAATCCTCGACGCGACTGTTAGCGACGCTGCACCAATCGCTTCCCAGATCCATCAGTCTCGTCGGGGTCGGGGGGATTGCCAGCGCCGCCGACGCCTGGCGGAAGATCGAGGCCGGGGCCAGTCTCGTGCAGCTCTATACGGCCTTCGTTTACCAGGGAACTGAATTGATCAATCGTATCCACAGAGGATTGGCTGAGTTCGTCAGGGAGTCCGGTTCGCGATCGTTGGCCGCAGCCGTCGGCACCCGCTCGGAAGAGATCAGCGAGACCCAAGCGAATGCCTGA
- a CDS encoding phytanoyl-CoA dioxygenase family protein, producing MMGKLVDSSALFPDSRALRRRLDNDGYLFLRGLHDVEAVLAARREVFARLEAVGEVKNPAAEGIFTGTSHRREREPDLGAFWKSVSEGPRLRAVTHGPRIREIIGAVFGEPVVPHDYAYIRPAPVGRSTGPHCDYPFFARTTERVVTVWTALGPVQLREGPVTVIEGSHRFDDLADATRGFDVASDADRQATRPENHVAFARSRNTRLLSADFGPGDMLIFGMFTWHGSLDNHSPIGRMRLSSDIRFQPAGEPRDPRYFGPDPGGTTGAGYGELNGAKPLTESWHVR from the coding sequence ATGATGGGCAAACTCGTTGATTCGAGCGCGTTGTTTCCCGATTCCCGCGCCCTGCGCCGGCGACTGGACAACGACGGCTACCTGTTTCTTCGTGGTCTGCATGATGTCGAGGCCGTGCTGGCCGCGCGGCGGGAGGTCTTCGCGCGCCTCGAAGCGGTCGGAGAGGTCAAGAATCCTGCCGCCGAAGGCATTTTCACGGGCACCAGCCATCGCCGCGAGCGGGAACCCGATCTGGGCGCGTTCTGGAAGTCCGTGTCCGAGGGGCCGCGCCTCCGCGCAGTCACTCACGGCCCCAGGATCCGCGAGATCATCGGTGCCGTATTCGGCGAACCGGTCGTGCCGCATGACTACGCGTACATACGGCCGGCTCCTGTGGGGCGTTCGACCGGACCGCACTGCGACTATCCGTTCTTCGCCCGCACCACCGAGCGCGTTGTCACGGTGTGGACCGCCCTTGGGCCGGTCCAGCTTCGCGAAGGACCCGTCACGGTCATCGAGGGATCCCACCGTTTCGATGATCTGGCCGACGCCACGCGGGGGTTCGATGTCGCATCCGATGCCGATCGCCAGGCCACGCGGCCGGAAAACCACGTGGCCTTTGCCCGGTCGCGGAACACACGCCTCCTGAGCGCCGATTTTGGCCCGGGTGACATGCTCATCTTCGGCATGTTCACGTGGCACGGTTCGCTGGACAACCATTCGCCGATCGGGCGCATGCGGCTCTCAAGCGACATCCGGTTTCAGCCGGCCGGTGAGCCCAGGGATCCGCGCTATTTCGGCCCCGACCCCGGCGGGACCACCGGAGCGGGCTACGGAGAACTCAACGGGGCCAAGCCGCTGACCGAATCCTGGCACGTCCGCTGA
- the purE gene encoding 5-(carboxyamino)imidazole ribonucleotide mutase — protein MAGGQLPKVGVIMGSQSDWPILQHAAELLEKFGVPHERRIISAHRTPERLYEYARTARDRGLAVVIAGAGGAAHLPGMTAAMTTVPVFAVPIPTAFGNGVDSLLSIVQMPAGIPVGTLAVGKAGAINAALLAVAVLSGTDAELEEKLRAWRNTQTESVAHEPDDGA, from the coding sequence ATGGCTGGCGGGCAGCTTCCCAAGGTCGGGGTCATCATGGGCAGCCAGTCCGACTGGCCCATACTGCAGCACGCTGCGGAACTGTTGGAGAAGTTCGGCGTTCCGCACGAGCGACGGATCATTTCCGCGCATCGCACTCCGGAACGTCTCTATGAATACGCCCGCACGGCGCGTGACCGCGGTCTCGCAGTCGTGATCGCCGGTGCCGGCGGGGCGGCGCACTTGCCTGGCATGACGGCGGCGATGACGACGGTCCCTGTGTTTGCCGTTCCCATTCCGACGGCTTTCGGCAACGGTGTCGACAGCCTGCTCTCGATCGTCCAGATGCCGGCGGGAATACCGGTCGGGACACTGGCCGTCGGCAAGGCCGGTGCCATCAACGCCGCCCTGCTTGCGGTCGCCGTCCTCAGCGGCACCGATGCAGAACTGGAAGAAAAGCTTCGGGCTTGGCGGAACACTCAGACCGAGAGCGTGGCGCACGAGCCGGACGACGGGGCGTGA
- a CDS encoding efflux RND transporter permease subunit, producing MSTTDLPTTAQPGAPSRAGLIAYFARNPVAANLLMVLFIVGGIISGSQIPIQRFPQMDLRMVTVTVPAPGSSPQEVEEDINRRIEENILGLSGVERVITTATHGLGRVDIEIAPFARSASALLDVQNAVDSIERFPPANAEQPEVRLQEVALEVVTLAVSSSRLTEDELRVAAESVRGELLQLPTVSQVELRGTRDREISIEVHEEALRRNRLTIRRIANAVQRESVNVTFGELHTDAGGVILHTIAKRRVGEDFKDIPLLTRLDGTILRLGDVAEVRDGFVDDQTVTRFNGWPAVLVRVDAAEEQSIVEMSEDVREWLGSYQTPEDVVIDVWSDSAKPALDRLTEIIRNGVIGALLVFICLVLVFDLRVASWIAVGIPLSFIGSLIFFGPAGLTLNMGTVFAFFLLIGIVVDDAVVVGESIAAERETGKSALDAAISGAKAVFGPILVGVVTTLLALVPFAFITSGDFQILKVFPYVALFVLLVSLAEAFLILPAHLAHERPWSLSPLKDVQEFVRGWLENLRESVVVPAVSWSVTNIGLTLTGGLVVIVAAVLLVRSEIVRVVMYDSRANVTNSVQADLKLPMGAPFESTLAVAERFVSAAESINDELGSDSINAVSMMVGNVASSRAGKEDRPRSHVASVRLHLNDRPIRTASPWEIAQLWRHNVGDTSYLESVDYETTRVRTKPGVAYAFKHEDLETLKGAVAELREYLATIPGIYGVSDSLSVGKRHVEVELTPAAEAAGMSAALVGAQLRANFHGIEVQRLQRGHEELKVMVRYPPERRTSLGELARERIFQVGPGLRAGASDRVTNDEMPLSMVTRLTETRELGTLKRIDGQQAAVVNAQADPSVITPIQARRHVNTEFMPDLLAKYPGLKVETEGGARDERTMLTTLGVLVPIVLIAMYAFMAAFLRSYWKPLVAVVGIFLSFAGAVFGHWILGWDLTAISIFGMIGVSGVVVNDALVLMDRYNLLRRENRMLPAIAAASAAARHRFRAVFLTSLTTVLGLSPLLYERGDELIFLVPFVVSMLGGLLLSALFILFVLPTLVMLIDGRTH from the coding sequence ATGAGTACAACCGATCTCCCAACGACGGCCCAGCCCGGCGCGCCATCGAGAGCGGGACTGATCGCCTATTTCGCCCGTAACCCGGTTGCCGCCAATCTGCTGATGGTGCTGTTCATCGTCGGCGGGATCATCTCGGGATCCCAGATTCCCATTCAGCGTTTCCCGCAGATGGATCTTCGGATGGTCACGGTAACCGTACCGGCACCTGGGTCTTCTCCGCAGGAAGTGGAAGAGGACATCAACCGGCGAATAGAAGAGAACATCCTCGGGTTGTCGGGGGTAGAGCGGGTCATCACGACGGCTACCCACGGCCTCGGGCGCGTCGACATTGAGATTGCTCCGTTTGCACGTTCCGCTTCCGCGCTGCTGGATGTCCAGAACGCCGTGGACAGCATCGAGCGTTTTCCGCCGGCCAACGCGGAGCAGCCGGAAGTAAGGCTGCAGGAAGTCGCGCTTGAAGTCGTGACGCTTGCGGTCTCGTCGTCACGGCTGACCGAGGACGAGCTAAGAGTTGCGGCGGAAAGCGTCCGTGGCGAGCTACTGCAATTGCCGACCGTGTCGCAAGTGGAGCTTCGAGGAACCCGGGACCGCGAGATCTCCATCGAGGTTCACGAGGAGGCGTTGCGCCGGAACCGTCTCACGATTCGCAGAATTGCCAACGCGGTGCAACGGGAATCGGTCAACGTGACATTTGGCGAACTCCACACCGATGCCGGCGGGGTGATCCTGCATACCATCGCCAAACGGAGGGTTGGCGAGGACTTCAAGGATATTCCGCTGCTGACCCGGCTGGACGGCACCATTCTGCGGCTTGGTGACGTTGCTGAGGTTCGCGACGGTTTCGTCGATGACCAGACAGTTACCCGATTCAATGGCTGGCCAGCCGTCCTCGTCCGCGTCGATGCAGCCGAGGAGCAGTCAATTGTCGAGATGTCAGAGGACGTCCGGGAGTGGCTGGGCAGCTACCAGACACCAGAGGACGTTGTCATTGACGTATGGAGCGATAGCGCGAAGCCCGCGTTGGACCGGCTGACGGAGATCATCCGGAACGGGGTGATTGGCGCGCTGCTCGTGTTCATTTGTTTGGTGCTGGTGTTTGACCTGCGGGTGGCATCGTGGATTGCTGTCGGCATCCCGCTGTCATTTATCGGATCGCTGATCTTCTTTGGCCCGGCAGGCCTTACACTGAACATGGGCACCGTCTTCGCGTTCTTCCTGCTCATAGGAATTGTTGTCGACGATGCAGTCGTGGTGGGAGAAAGCATCGCCGCTGAGCGGGAGACCGGCAAGAGCGCATTGGACGCTGCCATCAGTGGCGCGAAAGCTGTTTTCGGCCCGATTCTGGTCGGTGTCGTGACCACGTTGCTGGCACTGGTACCGTTTGCGTTCATTACGTCCGGCGACTTTCAGATTCTGAAGGTATTCCCGTACGTCGCACTCTTTGTCTTGCTGGTTTCGCTGGCGGAAGCGTTCCTGATCCTGCCGGCGCACCTAGCGCACGAACGGCCTTGGAGTCTGTCCCCGCTCAAGGACGTGCAGGAATTTGTGCGGGGCTGGCTGGAGAATCTTCGCGAGAGTGTGGTAGTTCCGGCCGTGTCCTGGTCGGTCACGAATATTGGGCTGACCCTGACGGGCGGGCTGGTGGTCATTGTCGCTGCGGTCTTGCTGGTCCGTTCAGAAATCGTCCGGGTCGTGATGTATGACAGCCGGGCCAATGTGACGAACAGCGTGCAGGCGGATCTCAAGCTTCCGATGGGTGCGCCCTTTGAGAGCACGCTGGCGGTCGCTGAGCGGTTCGTGAGCGCGGCCGAGAGCATCAACGACGAGCTGGGTAGTGATTCCATCAATGCCGTGAGCATGATGGTTGGCAACGTGGCCTCGTCCAGGGCCGGCAAGGAGGACCGTCCGCGCAGTCACGTCGCGTCGGTACGTCTGCATCTCAATGATCGGCCGATTCGCACGGCTTCCCCGTGGGAGATCGCGCAGCTGTGGCGCCACAACGTCGGGGATACGTCCTATCTGGAATCGGTTGATTACGAAACCACCAGGGTGCGCACCAAGCCGGGTGTCGCCTACGCGTTTAAGCACGAAGACCTGGAAACGCTGAAAGGAGCGGTTGCGGAGTTGCGGGAATACTTGGCGACCATTCCAGGCATCTATGGCGTGTCCGACAGCCTGTCCGTTGGCAAGCGGCACGTCGAGGTCGAGTTGACGCCGGCCGCGGAGGCGGCAGGGATGAGCGCTGCTCTGGTCGGGGCACAGCTGCGTGCCAACTTTCACGGCATCGAAGTCCAACGCCTTCAGCGTGGACACGAAGAACTGAAGGTCATGGTGAGGTATCCGCCGGAGCGCCGAACGAGCTTGGGTGAGCTGGCCCGTGAGCGGATCTTCCAGGTTGGCCCCGGCCTGCGGGCTGGCGCGAGCGACAGGGTCACCAACGACGAGATGCCACTGTCGATGGTCACGCGACTCACCGAGACGCGCGAACTGGGCACGCTAAAGCGGATCGATGGTCAGCAGGCGGCGGTCGTGAACGCGCAAGCCGATCCCTCGGTCATCACGCCGATTCAGGCACGACGACACGTCAACACCGAGTTCATGCCGGACCTGCTTGCGAAATATCCCGGTTTGAAGGTCGAAACCGAAGGCGGCGCCCGGGACGAAAGAACGATGCTGACGACGCTGGGGGTCTTGGTTCCCATCGTGTTGATCGCGATGTACGCGTTTATGGCCGCGTTCCTGCGCAGCTACTGGAAGCCCCTGGTCGCCGTGGTGGGGATATTTCTCTCATTTGCGGGCGCGGTATTCGGTCACTGGATTCTGGGCTGGGATCTGACGGCGATATCCATCTTCGGAATGATCGGCGTGTCAGGAGTTGTCGTGAACGACGCGTTGGTGCTCATGGATCGATACAACCTGCTGCGTCGAGAGAACCGGATGCTACCTGCCATTGCGGCCGCATCGGCGGCCGCCCGGCATCGATTCCGGGCCGTGTTCCTGACGAGCTTGACGACCGTGCTCGGGCTGTCGCCGCTGCTCTACGAACGGGGCGACGAATTGATTTTCCTGGTGCCGTTCGTCGTGAGCATGTTGGGTGGGCTGCTGCTCTCGGCGCTGTTTATCCTGTTCGTTCTCCCGACACTGGTCATGCTGATCGATGGCCGCACCCATTGA
- a CDS encoding GH3 auxin-responsive promoter family protein, translated as MYDLTWLLRAYASRRLRRLKRMNPEEVQQGVLRSLVHRARGTRFAGQHEFGAIRTLGDYRERVPIRTYEEFWDNYWRDSFPRLVDCTWRGTIPYFALSSGTTRGATKYIPVSREINRANARAVADLLVHHVENRPDSRVLAGRCFMLGGSTGLTRQERGVYSGDLSGIAAAVRPAWTGPRYFPPGRLEGIADWETKVERIARSSRQEDIRAVGGTPSWLLIYFDRLLEIAGAGDGRIASVYPDLELLVHGGVAWAPYRDRFEALLEGTGAETREVYPASEGFFGVADGADGAGLRLLLDNEIFYEFIPVSELGAREPDCRWIGDVEMGVNYALVISTGAGLWRYLVGDTVTLVDRNPPRVLVTGRTSYTLSAFGEHVIGAELERAVSESAKAIGATVDDFAVGSLFSERSGERGGHLFVVEFSDPNVDSAQVRTFAAGVDLVLMRLNEDYAAHRADGWGLDPPRVAVLPPGGFVAWMKGRGKLGGQNKVPRVINDTELFGTLRKLAREFPIR; from the coding sequence GTGTACGACTTGACTTGGCTGCTCCGGGCTTACGCGAGCCGGCGTCTGCGCAGGCTCAAGCGAATGAATCCGGAAGAGGTCCAGCAGGGTGTCCTGCGATCCCTTGTCCATCGTGCGCGCGGCACGCGCTTTGCTGGGCAGCATGAATTCGGAGCGATCCGAACTTTGGGAGACTATCGGGAGCGCGTCCCCATCCGGACCTATGAGGAATTCTGGGACAACTATTGGCGGGATTCGTTTCCCCGGCTGGTCGATTGCACCTGGCGCGGAACGATCCCTTACTTCGCCCTGTCATCAGGAACCACCCGCGGGGCAACCAAGTACATCCCGGTCAGCCGAGAGATCAACCGCGCCAACGCACGTGCTGTGGCGGACCTGCTCGTCCACCACGTAGAGAACCGGCCGGACAGTCGAGTGCTGGCCGGGCGCTGCTTCATGCTGGGAGGATCAACGGGCCTCACGCGTCAGGAGCGCGGTGTCTACAGCGGGGATCTCAGCGGGATCGCGGCGGCGGTCCGGCCGGCCTGGACGGGACCGCGTTACTTTCCTCCGGGCCGCCTGGAGGGAATTGCCGACTGGGAGACGAAGGTCGAACGTATCGCCCGGAGTTCCCGGCAGGAGGACATCCGTGCGGTCGGCGGGACGCCGAGCTGGCTTCTCATCTATTTCGACCGACTGCTGGAGATCGCCGGTGCCGGGGACGGGCGGATCGCGTCCGTGTATCCGGATCTGGAATTGCTGGTCCATGGCGGTGTCGCTTGGGCGCCCTACCGGGACCGCTTCGAGGCCCTCCTTGAGGGCACCGGGGCTGAAACCCGGGAGGTCTATCCGGCGAGCGAGGGCTTCTTCGGTGTGGCGGACGGCGCCGACGGTGCAGGCCTGCGGCTCCTCCTGGACAACGAAATTTTCTACGAATTCATTCCGGTGAGCGAACTCGGAGCCCGGGAACCGGATTGCCGCTGGATCGGCGACGTAGAGATGGGCGTGAACTACGCTCTCGTCATTTCGACCGGCGCGGGCCTTTGGCGGTACCTGGTCGGCGACACCGTCACATTGGTCGATCGCAACCCGCCACGTGTTCTGGTCACCGGTCGGACCAGCTACACGCTCTCGGCGTTCGGCGAGCACGTGATCGGGGCGGAACTCGAGCGTGCCGTGTCGGAATCCGCGAAGGCGATCGGGGCGACCGTCGACGATTTTGCCGTTGGCAGCCTGTTTTCGGAACGGAGCGGCGAACGTGGAGGACATCTCTTCGTCGTCGAGTTTTCCGATCCCAACGTGGACTCCGCCCAAGTTCGGACGTTCGCGGCAGGCGTCGACTTGGTACTGATGCGCCTGAACGAGGACTATGCGGCTCATCGCGCCGACGGCTGGGGGCTCGATCCACCGCGGGTCGCGGTGCTGCCTCCCGGGGGGTTTGTCGCTTGGATGAAGGGACGCGGGAAGCTCGGCGGGCAAAACAAGGTTCCTCGCGTGATCAACGATACGGAGCTCTTCGGGACGTTGCGCAAGCTGGCGAGGGAGTTCCCGATCCGCTAG
- a CDS encoding TIGR01459 family HAD-type hydrolase, with protein sequence MPPPPIYDSLAAPELSTKAYVLDVWGVLWDGIHAYPDAAACLLELRRQDKRVLLLSNAPRPSRSVVHGLAEIGIAEHLFDGILTSGDLCREACANGGGEFGTAYHYLGLEKDRALLEGLPFREAAELTAADFILNLGTRQLGESAGAYRAELSRARDRDLPMLCANPDRIIVRSDGTSVDCAGALADLYAALGGSVRSFGKPLRPTYDACLERLRNWLPDLVPSAVLAVGDSLTTDIRGAQAAGFRTALVAGGIHGLELGLQRHGDRPDPRRIAALTERIGVRPDAVLSTFQWRA encoded by the coding sequence ATGCCACCGCCGCCGATCTACGACTCGCTGGCAGCCCCGGAACTCTCGACGAAGGCGTACGTGCTCGATGTATGGGGAGTGCTCTGGGACGGTATCCACGCCTATCCCGACGCGGCAGCCTGTCTGCTCGAACTTCGGCGGCAAGACAAGCGGGTTCTCTTGCTCTCCAATGCGCCGCGCCCAAGCCGCAGCGTGGTTCACGGTCTGGCCGAGATCGGCATTGCGGAACACCTCTTTGACGGCATCCTGACTTCCGGTGATCTGTGCAGGGAGGCTTGCGCCAACGGCGGTGGCGAGTTCGGCACCGCGTATCACTACCTCGGGCTCGAAAAGGATCGAGCCTTGCTGGAAGGCCTGCCGTTTCGGGAAGCCGCCGAGCTCACTGCCGCGGACTTCATACTGAACCTCGGTACCCGGCAGCTTGGTGAGTCGGCAGGGGCGTATCGCGCCGAGTTGTCACGGGCACGTGATCGGGATCTGCCCATGCTCTGCGCCAATCCGGATCGGATCATCGTGCGTTCCGATGGAACCTCCGTCGACTGCGCGGGTGCGCTGGCGGACCTGTACGCGGCGCTCGGGGGCTCGGTGCGATCATTCGGGAAACCTCTGCGTCCCACCTATGACGCATGTCTTGAGCGCCTGCGGAATTGGTTGCCTGATCTGGTCCCAAGCGCCGTACTGGCGGTCGGCGACTCCCTCACGACGGACATCCGCGGAGCCCAGGCCGCGGGGTTTCGCACCGCTCTAGTGGCCGGGGGAATCCACGGACTGGAACTCGGTCTGCAACGACATGGCGACCGCCCCGACCCGCGACGGATTGCCGCACTGACCGAGCGGATCGGGGTTCGTCCGGACGCCGTCCTGTCGACATTCCAGTGGCGTGCATGA